The following are encoded in a window of Platichthys flesus chromosome 11, fPlaFle2.1, whole genome shotgun sequence genomic DNA:
- the flot1b gene encoding flotillin-1b: MFYTCGPNEAMVVSGFGRSPPLMIAGGRVFVLPCIQQIQRITLNTLTLNVKSDKVYTRHGVPISVTGIAQVKIQGQNKEMLATACQMFMGKSEGEIANIALETLEGHQRAIIAHLTVEEIYQDRKKFSEQVFKVASSDLVNMGIGVVSYTLKDVHDDQDYLHSLGKARTAQVQKDARIGEAQYKRDAVMREANAMQEKVSAQLKNDIQMAKAQRDFELKKADYDVEVNTKKAESEMAYQLQVAKTKQRIEEEKMQIQVVERTQQITLQVQEIIRKEKELEAQVKKPAEAEKYRLERLAEAMRLQLIMEAEAEAESIRMRGDAEAFAIEAKGRAEAEQMTKKAEAFKQYKDGAMVDMLLEKLPLMAEEISRPLCEAQKITMVSSGGAEVGAAKLAGEVLDIMTRLPAAIEKLTGIDISQAGAQVTRVH, encoded by the exons ATGTTCTACACCTGTGGACCCAATGAAGCCATGGTGGTGTCTG GCTTTGGCCGCTCGCCTCCTCTAATGATTGCTGGAGGACGAGTGTTTGTCCTCCCGTGTATTCAGCAGATCCAGAG AATCACACTCAACACCCTGACTCTGAATGTGAAGAGTGACAAAGTCTACACCCGCCATGGTGTCCCCATCTCTGTCACTGGCATTGCACAG GTGAAGATCCAGGGCCAGAACAAGGAGATGTTGGCTACCGCCTGTCAAATGTTTATGGGGAAGTCTGAGGGGGAGATCGCCAATATTGCACTTGAAACACTGGAGGGACACCAGAGAGCCATTATTGCTCATCTGACTGTTGAG GAGATCTACCAGGACCGTAAGAAGTTCTCCGAGCAGGTCTTCAAGGTGGCCTCCTCTGACTTGGTCAACATGGGAATCGGTGTTGTCAGCTACACACTCAAAGATGTTCATGATGACCAG gactACCTTCACTCCCTGGGTAAAGCCAGAACAGCCCAGGTGCAGAAGGATGCCAGGATTGGAGAGGCTCAGTACAAACGTGATGCTGTCATGAGG GAAGCTAATGCCATGCAAGAGAAGGTGTCTGCTCAGTTGAAGAACGACATTCAGATGGCAAAAGCCCAGAGAGACTTCGAGCTGAAGAAGGCAGACTACGACGTTGAGGTCAACACCAAGAAGGCTGAGTCAGAAATGGCCTATCAGCTTCAG GTGGCCAAGACCAAGCAGCGCatcgaggaggagaagatgcagATTCAGGTGGTGGAGCGGACACAGCAGATTACTCTGCAGGTTCAGGAGATCATCCGcaaggagaaggagctggaggcccAAGTCAAGAAGCCGGCAGAAGCAGAGAAATACCGACTGGAGAGGCTGGCTGAGGCAATGCG cctgcAGCTCATCATGGAGGCTGAGGCCGAGGCTGAGTCCATCCGA atgaggGGTGATGCTGAGGCTTTTGCCATCGAGGCCAAGGGTCGTGCTGAGGCGGAGCAGATGACCAAGAAGGCGGAGGCCTTCAAGCAGTACAAAGATGGAGCCATGGTGGACATGCTGCTGGAGAAACTGCCACTG ATGGCAGAAGAGATCAGCAGGCCCCTGTGTGAGGCGCAGAAGATCACCATGGTATCCAGTGGAGGCGCCGAAGTGGGAGCAGCCAAACTGGCCGGAGAGGTGCTGGATATCATGACCAGGCTGCCGGCCGCTATAGAGAAGCTCACTGGAATCGACATCTCCCAG GCTGGAGCCCAAGTCACCCGCGTGCATTAA